A region from the Desulfoglaeba alkanexedens ALDC genome encodes:
- a CDS encoding ATP synthase subunit I yields the protein MTTGSTADLAEYQAFQRRTARKIFSFSVMVALMMYLLGYAPAAKGLVLGAFFSVVNFVIMAQLLPRQVGLGYHRKKATGVALYSIVIRLGLLAVPLFVALKSEGFHLWAVVVGLFAVPIGILVEHTVVRRFLDRMA from the coding sequence ATGACGACGGGATCAACGGCCGATTTGGCCGAGTACCAAGCGTTTCAGCGGCGGACAGCTCGAAAGATCTTCTCGTTTTCCGTCATGGTGGCCCTTATGATGTATCTACTGGGGTATGCGCCCGCCGCCAAGGGCCTGGTTCTGGGAGCGTTTTTCAGCGTGGTCAATTTCGTGATCATGGCGCAACTGCTTCCCCGCCAGGTGGGGCTCGGCTACCACCGGAAGAAGGCCACGGGAGTCGCTCTTTACTCCATTGTGATCCGTCTGGGTCTACTGGCGGTCCCCCTTTTCGTGGCTCTCAAAAGTGAAGGGTTTCATCTGTGGGCGGTGGTGGTCGGGCTCTTTGCGGTTCCCATCGGGATTCTGGTCGAGCACACGGTCGTTCGGCGGTTCCTGGACCGGATGGCTTGA
- the atpB gene encoding F0F1 ATP synthase subunit A — MEELTQVWEWTLDVAGYRLVFNATTITMSLIVGGLLIVFGWAATRQKSMIPNPFQVVAEIFVESFWNLTKDALDEDMAKTYFPLICALFMFLLLCNWIGIVPWMSEPTKDLNTTLGLGILGFFLAHYAGIRTKGFAAYAKEYFQPVFFMMPLNVIGELAKVISISFRLYGNIMGGSIIILVVSHLVYGLLIPPFLYAFFGLFVGTVQAFVFTMLTLVYISVQVK, encoded by the coding sequence ATGGAAGAACTGACACAGGTATGGGAATGGACGCTGGATGTGGCGGGGTACCGCCTGGTGTTCAACGCCACGACGATCACCATGAGCCTGATAGTGGGGGGTCTTCTGATCGTTTTCGGATGGGCGGCCACGCGGCAGAAGAGCATGATTCCCAACCCCTTCCAGGTGGTGGCCGAGATTTTCGTCGAGAGCTTCTGGAACCTTACGAAAGACGCTTTGGACGAGGACATGGCCAAGACCTACTTCCCGCTGATCTGCGCGCTGTTCATGTTTCTGCTTCTGTGCAACTGGATCGGCATCGTGCCGTGGATGAGCGAACCCACCAAGGACTTGAACACCACGCTGGGGCTCGGCATCTTGGGTTTCTTCCTCGCTCATTACGCCGGGATCCGGACGAAGGGCTTCGCCGCTTACGCCAAGGAGTACTTCCAGCCCGTCTTTTTCATGATGCCCCTCAACGTCATCGGAGAACTGGCCAAGGTGATCTCCATCTCCTTCCGTCTTTACGGCAACATCATGGGCGGCTCGATCATCATCCTGGTGGTCTCCCATCTGGTTTATGGGCTTCTCATACCGCCCTTTCTGTACGCGTTTTTCGGGTTGTTTGTGGGAACCGTTCAGGCCTTTGTGTTCACCATGCTAACGCTCGTCTACATCTCGGTGCAGGTGAAATAA
- a CDS encoding alpha/beta fold hydrolase, with translation MPFSLSGKIEIFYQVHGQGAPLLLISGLGGGSWSWFGQVPFFRNHYRTITFDNRGAGRSSKPPGPYTMVELARDAAGILDHLGIPSAFVMGLSMGGMLAQELALLAPERVRALVLGCTHCGGSEKIAPDPDVIARFAANTGLSQAQIIDKNLPFLFSETFLEEHPDRVAAYRKVQLNAPLQPEHAFQAQLQAIQTFSACDRLPGLRIPTLVVTGTEDALVPAENARILERLIPGARRLEFQGAGHALHVECRDRLNEAAHAFFSEHAS, from the coding sequence ATGCCGTTCAGTCTCTCCGGAAAGATCGAAATCTTCTACCAGGTTCACGGCCAGGGCGCACCGCTTCTCTTGATCAGTGGCCTGGGAGGTGGGAGCTGGTCCTGGTTCGGTCAGGTTCCGTTTTTCAGAAATCACTACCGAACCATTACTTTCGACAACCGGGGCGCCGGTCGATCGTCCAAGCCGCCCGGTCCTTACACCATGGTGGAACTGGCAAGGGACGCGGCGGGCATCCTGGACCACCTTGGCATCCCAAGCGCCTTCGTCATGGGCCTTTCCATGGGCGGCATGCTCGCTCAGGAACTCGCCCTTCTGGCTCCCGAGCGGGTTCGAGCCCTGGTCCTGGGATGTACGCACTGCGGGGGATCCGAAAAGATCGCCCCGGACCCGGACGTCATCGCCCGCTTTGCAGCCAACACCGGGCTCAGCCAGGCTCAGATCATCGACAAGAATCTGCCGTTCCTTTTCAGCGAAACCTTCCTGGAAGAACACCCGGACCGGGTGGCCGCCTACCGGAAGGTTCAACTCAACGCCCCGCTCCAGCCCGAACATGCGTTCCAGGCTCAGCTCCAGGCCATTCAGACCTTTTCCGCCTGCGATCGCCTGCCGGGCCTTCGCATTCCAACCCTCGTGGTCACAGGAACCGAGGACGCGCTCGTCCCCGCTGAAAATGCCCGGATCCTCGAACGGCTCATCCCGGGCGCACGCCGGCTGGAATTCCAGGGTGCAGGGCATGCCTTGCACGTGGAATGCCGGGACCGGCTGAACGAAGCGGCCCACGCCTTTTTCTCGGAACACGCGTCCTGA
- a CDS encoding AtpZ/AtpI family protein: MGDFKKKRDAIEYLALVTQVGLTMAGSILFCFVLGYFLDKWLHTRGVLLVVFIILGIAGGGVTVYRQITRLPRE, encoded by the coding sequence ATGGGTGATTTCAAGAAGAAGCGGGACGCGATCGAGTACCTGGCACTGGTCACCCAAGTCGGGCTGACCATGGCGGGAAGCATCCTCTTCTGTTTCGTGCTTGGATATTTCCTGGACAAGTGGCTGCACACACGGGGGGTCCTGCTCGTCGTCTTCATCATCTTGGGCATCGCCGGAGGAGGCGTCACCGTCTATCGCCAGATCACGAGGCTTCCGCGTGAATAG
- the atpF gene encoding F0F1 ATP synthase subunit B gives MLRRIAIAAAVCAGAALAAAPCHAADWLPVERATWDLAMRLINFGILVYFMNRYLRKPLVSFVTGRRAEVAGVFEHMAQEQKSLEAQREEQNRMLQELDDKIESIRAFYHQIGMEEKQKILRQAEAEKQRILEDAQIVASMQFEQAKKRFRAEVVELAVQMAEERLRKKITKKDQKMLLERYIEQLSHIKAVNL, from the coding sequence ATGTTGCGAAGGATTGCGATTGCGGCCGCGGTTTGTGCCGGTGCAGCGCTTGCCGCCGCGCCCTGCCACGCCGCCGACTGGTTGCCGGTGGAGCGGGCCACGTGGGATCTGGCTATGCGCCTGATTAATTTCGGGATCCTGGTCTACTTCATGAACCGGTATCTGCGAAAGCCTCTGGTGAGTTTCGTCACCGGCCGGCGAGCCGAGGTGGCCGGCGTCTTTGAACACATGGCTCAGGAACAGAAATCCTTGGAAGCTCAGCGGGAAGAGCAGAACCGGATGCTCCAGGAGTTGGACGACAAGATCGAATCCATCCGCGCCTTCTACCACCAGATCGGCATGGAAGAAAAACAGAAAATTCTGCGGCAGGCCGAAGCGGAAAAGCAACGCATACTGGAGGATGCGCAGATAGTCGCGTCCATGCAGTTTGAACAGGCGAAAAAGCGGTTTCGGGCGGAGGTGGTGGAACTCGCCGTCCAGATGGCCGAAGAGCGGCTTCGCAAGAAGATCACCAAGAAAGACCAGAAAATGCTTCTCGAACGGTACATCGAACAGCTCAGCCACATCAAGGCCGTGAACCTCTGA
- the atpE gene encoding ATP synthase F0 subunit C codes for MAFDHITWIKMACYMGAALAVGFGAIGAALGEGYTAGRANHTMSYRPRMSGDILKTMLVGQAIAESAAIFALVISMLLIFGGLTGKTPLAAWAYLGAGLASGLSAIGSGVGSGFPAAAACEGIGRQPKAGSAITLIMLIGSAITQTPAIFGLVIAFLLMFVDFGSKPYYPYWAALVGAGLSTGLAAIGPGAGGGLVGSSACASVARNPEAQRPITTAMLVGIGTTQSTAIYGFLISLVLLFKSFPASTSYVPSFALLGAGFAMGFGGIGPGVGEGITGGYALDQVGRIPEKATLLTRTMLVGQAVSESTGIYSLVVALLLILNA; via the coding sequence ATGGCTTTCGATCACATCACATGGATCAAGATGGCATGCTACATGGGCGCCGCGCTTGCGGTGGGTTTCGGGGCCATCGGGGCGGCGCTGGGCGAAGGGTATACGGCGGGTCGAGCCAACCACACGATGTCGTATCGACCCCGAATGTCCGGCGACATCCTGAAGACCATGCTGGTCGGGCAAGCCATTGCGGAATCGGCGGCGATTTTTGCGCTGGTCATCTCGATGCTGCTCATTTTTGGAGGCCTGACCGGAAAGACCCCTTTGGCCGCCTGGGCGTACCTGGGAGCGGGGCTCGCTTCGGGACTTTCCGCCATCGGGTCCGGAGTGGGTTCAGGGTTCCCCGCGGCCGCCGCCTGTGAAGGCATCGGCCGCCAGCCGAAGGCCGGCAGCGCCATTACGCTGATCATGCTCATCGGTTCGGCCATCACCCAGACGCCCGCCATCTTCGGGCTGGTGATCGCCTTTCTTCTCATGTTCGTGGACTTCGGTTCGAAGCCGTACTATCCGTACTGGGCCGCCCTTGTGGGCGCCGGACTGTCCACGGGGCTCGCCGCCATCGGGCCCGGAGCCGGCGGCGGCCTGGTAGGCTCCAGCGCATGCGCCAGTGTCGCCCGCAATCCGGAGGCTCAGCGCCCGATCACCACGGCCATGCTGGTGGGCATCGGAACCACCCAGTCCACCGCCATCTATGGGTTTCTCATCAGCTTGGTCCTACTGTTCAAGAGCTTTCCGGCAAGCACCAGTTACGTGCCGTCGTTCGCGCTGCTGGGTGCGGGTTTCGCCATGGGTTTCGGCGGCATCGGCCCCGGGGTGGGGGAAGGGATCACCGGAGGATACGCCCTGGACCAGGTCGGCCGCATCCCGGAGAAGGCCACCTTGCTCACCCGGACCATGCTGGTGGGCCAGGCGGTTTCGGAATCCACCGGGATTTATTCTTTGGTCGTGGCTTTGCTTCTCATATTGAACGCTTAG
- a CDS encoding ATP synthase F0 subunit B, with the protein MISLNATLIVQVALFLGLLFVLNRLMIQPIHRLILEREQHLRDLRNQLQSFHEQLAQTSRDIQRRLKRAEQEAREVQAGMRRDANRQADEMMAAVQEQVVAFRQKVRQDVLQELEKARKQLRKQAESLSLEITTKVLGRRV; encoded by the coding sequence ATGATTAGCCTCAACGCAACGCTCATCGTCCAGGTGGCCCTGTTTCTCGGGTTGCTGTTCGTGTTGAACCGCCTGATGATTCAGCCGATTCACCGGCTGATCCTGGAGCGGGAACAGCACCTGCGCGACCTCCGGAACCAGCTCCAGAGTTTTCACGAGCAACTGGCGCAGACGTCCAGGGACATCCAGAGGCGCCTGAAGCGCGCTGAACAGGAAGCCCGCGAGGTTCAGGCCGGCATGCGCAGGGACGCGAATCGGCAGGCGGATGAAATGATGGCCGCCGTCCAGGAACAGGTGGTCGCCTTCCGCCAAAAGGTGCGCCAGGATGTGCTCCAGGAGCTGGAAAAGGCGCGTAAACAATTGAGGAAGCAGGCTGAGAGCCTGTCCCTTGAGATCACCACCAAGGTTCTAGGAAGGCGCGTTTGA
- a CDS encoding L,D-transpeptidase family protein, whose amino-acid sequence MPQGPVAVRLIRLYTRLAVFLSILSLPCWMDLVTAVADAATARAVQEILGQSAEPRPLYIACQKIHVGEDLIRFYADRSFAPAWTDANGLNDLGDELPVHLSGARDHGLDPEDYHLGCIEALADDIRRRSQKGGPPDVVRLASIDILMSDAFLIFASHLACGKVDPEKFHPLWLSPKHKTDILAELKRLLEHRDLRHALGRFAPPHPEYRRLVQAGRELRAVVVGSSWPEVPPGPTLHPGDTSRRVVVLRERLARSGDLPAGEAPVAAAEFFDPFLEEAVRRFQKRHGLAVDGVVGPRTLASLNVPPETRLRQILVNLERWRWLPRHLGDRYILVNVAGFSLEAYRSGEKVLTMRVIVGKSYQRTPVFSEKMRYIEVNPYWNVPSSIAVKEYLPKIRKDPGFLKANHMELLSGWGPSSRVLDPRAIDWSRVTQDNFPGRIRQLPGPWNALGRIKFMFPNAFNVYLHDTPERHLFVRPRRALSHGCIRVENPVDLALFVLQNDTSWTREQVKSLIDSGERHVIPLPHPVMVHLLYWTAWVDEAGVIHFREDIYGRDEILSDALGLS is encoded by the coding sequence ATGCCCCAAGGTCCTGTCGCCGTGCGCCTCATTCGCCTGTATACACGTCTCGCCGTCTTTCTGTCGATCCTTTCCCTGCCGTGCTGGATGGACCTCGTAACGGCCGTCGCCGACGCGGCTACGGCGCGGGCCGTCCAGGAGATCCTCGGCCAATCCGCGGAGCCGAGACCCCTGTACATCGCCTGCCAGAAAATCCATGTGGGTGAAGACCTCATCCGCTTTTACGCAGACCGGAGCTTCGCTCCCGCCTGGACGGATGCAAACGGCCTGAATGACCTGGGCGACGAGCTTCCCGTGCACCTTTCCGGCGCTCGGGACCACGGGCTCGACCCCGAGGATTATCACCTGGGCTGCATCGAAGCCCTGGCGGACGACATCCGCCGGAGATCGCAAAAGGGCGGGCCCCCTGATGTGGTCCGGCTCGCGTCCATCGATATTCTCATGTCCGATGCGTTCCTGATCTTTGCTTCCCACCTGGCCTGCGGCAAAGTGGACCCGGAGAAGTTCCACCCCCTCTGGCTCTCGCCCAAACACAAGACGGATATCCTCGCCGAGCTTAAACGCCTCTTGGAACACCGCGACCTCCGCCACGCTTTGGGTCGCTTCGCACCGCCTCACCCGGAATACCGGCGCCTGGTCCAGGCGGGCCGGGAGCTGAGGGCCGTGGTCGTGGGGAGTTCATGGCCGGAGGTTCCACCGGGGCCGACCCTGCACCCGGGCGATACGAGCCGCCGAGTGGTCGTACTTCGAGAGCGGCTGGCGCGAAGCGGCGACCTGCCGGCAGGGGAGGCGCCGGTGGCGGCCGCTGAGTTTTTCGACCCGTTCCTGGAAGAAGCGGTCAGGCGGTTTCAGAAACGCCACGGCTTGGCCGTGGACGGCGTGGTGGGGCCGCGGACCCTGGCATCCTTGAACGTTCCTCCCGAAACCAGGCTCCGGCAGATCCTCGTGAACCTCGAAAGGTGGCGCTGGCTTCCCCGGCACTTGGGAGACCGCTACATCCTGGTGAACGTGGCGGGATTTTCGCTGGAAGCTTACCGCTCCGGGGAAAAGGTCCTGACCATGCGGGTCATCGTGGGGAAGAGTTACCAGCGGACCCCCGTTTTCAGCGAAAAGATGCGCTACATCGAGGTGAATCCGTACTGGAACGTACCGTCGAGCATCGCCGTCAAGGAGTATCTCCCGAAAATTCGGAAAGATCCGGGCTTCCTGAAAGCCAATCACATGGAACTGCTGTCAGGTTGGGGCCCGTCCAGCCGGGTCCTGGATCCGCGGGCGATCGACTGGAGCCGCGTCACTCAAGACAATTTTCCCGGCCGTATCCGCCAGCTTCCCGGCCCCTGGAACGCCCTCGGGCGGATCAAGTTCATGTTTCCCAACGCCTTCAACGTTTACCTGCACGATACGCCGGAGCGCCACCTTTTCGTCCGGCCTCGGCGGGCGCTGAGCCATGGCTGCATCCGAGTCGAAAACCCCGTCGATCTCGCTCTTTTCGTGCTGCAAAACGATACTTCCTGGACGCGCGAACAGGTGAAATCGCTGATCGATTCGGGGGAAAGGCACGTGATTCCGCTGCCGCATCCCG
- a CDS encoding DUF1566 domain-containing protein: protein MSDRLVLRKDLFVLDRETRLMWQRQASEDRMVWKDGFDYVERLNQSQWGGYDDWRFPDKDELATLLTPEENRETGLYISPLFGPQRCLWSSTEADHHRAVYADYYYGDLYLVEENYATHFVRAVRTLS from the coding sequence ATGAGTGATCGCCTGGTGTTACGCAAAGACCTCTTCGTGCTGGACCGAGAGACCAGGCTCATGTGGCAGAGGCAGGCCTCGGAAGACCGGATGGTTTGGAAAGACGGCTTCGATTACGTGGAACGGCTGAATCAGAGCCAATGGGGCGGCTACGACGATTGGCGGTTCCCGGACAAGGACGAGCTGGCCACCCTTCTCACTCCGGAAGAAAACCGCGAGACAGGCCTTTACATCAGCCCGCTTTTCGGCCCTCAACGGTGCCTTTGGAGTTCTACGGAGGCCGACCATCATCGGGCCGTCTATGCCGACTATTACTACGGCGACCTTTACCTGGTGGAAGAAAACTACGCCACGCACTTCGTGCGGGCGGTTCGGACCCTGTCGTGA
- the atpE gene encoding ATP synthase F0 subunit C, whose protein sequence is MDFTGADLIRAAALLGAGISMGLGAIGPGVGEGYAAGKACEAIGRKPEEAGLLTRTMLVGQAVSESTGIYSLVVALLLMFVVK, encoded by the coding sequence ATGGATTTCACGGGAGCCGATCTCATTCGTGCAGCGGCGCTTCTCGGTGCCGGAATCTCCATGGGCCTGGGCGCCATCGGACCGGGAGTGGGTGAAGGTTACGCGGCCGGCAAAGCTTGCGAGGCCATCGGGAGAAAGCCGGAGGAAGCGGGACTGCTCACCCGCACCATGCTGGTGGGCCAGGCGGTCTCCGAGTCCACCGGCATCTATTCGCTGGTCGTGGCTCTTCTCTTGATGTTCGTGGTGAAGTGA